The genomic interval GTTTCATATTTAAGAACGTTCTTAATAAGCGCAAAGGGATCTTCGTGCCTGCGGCATGAGCATCATTCATAATAAGCTTGGTCAATTCGACATTGTTCGTAATTAATTTCATACGAGATACACGATTAACAGAGATATGTAAGGAATCCAACAGCTTAGGAAAACTGTCCATCGAAAATTTCCCCAACCGGCTAATGAGTTTGTTAGGAGCTAATTGATCACGAACGCTGGAATCACTCGTATCAACAAATGTTGTTGCAATTAATCCTTTTACTTGCTTACTCTGTACAGCGGTGTGATAAGCTAACATGCCTCCAATACTAGTACCCAGCAAGATAATCGGTTTACCGTCCCGCTTCAATTCCTCATTAATCAATGCCGTAAGGATGTCAATCCAAAGCTGATAATCTAATTGTTTTACCGATTTTGCATAGCTTAAGCCATACGGCGGCAGATCCGGAGATACCACTTCATAACCGTATGTTTGTAATATTCGTGCATACGGAGCCAGCAATCTTCCATTCCCGCCAGCGCCATGGATGAAAATAATTTTTAATTTTGCATCCGGGGCAGGCATTCGATCCAGATGAATATGAACATTGCTATATATCATCCATTCTTCTTGTGGCAATCCGTTTTCATTTATTTGCATTTCTTCAGGAAAAAACTTCTGATATTGCTTCCAGTAATCCACCGATTGATTATAGGTTTGAGGCGTATTCATGAATTTAAAAATCCCTCTTCCTTGATTTAAGTCAATGACCAGTCATATTCCTCCTAGTTAAAATGAAAACAATACAGGATCTATAGGAGGCTATCTTATGACTATCACCGTACAAGAAAAATCAAATCAGCGAACTGCCGCTTTAACGGCTGGCATTTCACTTATCATCATGACTCTTGCCTCATTTTTTTCCTATGGCTTTGTCCATGGGAGCCTTGTTGTGGAAGGCGATGCCAGCGCGACATTCAACAACATCGTATCATCAAATAACCTTTTCAAAGGTGAAATCTTTGGCTGGGTCATCATTATGATTTCTGACATTCTTGTCACCTGGGCTTTTTATGTGTTCCTAGAGCCATTGAATAAAAGCCTTTCCTTGCTAGGTGCATGGCTCCGTCTTACCTATACGACTATACTCGGAATTGCCATTTTAAACTTGATCCTTGTATTGCTGCTCTCGAAAAATACAGACCAGTTGGTCTCATTTAATATCGAACAAACGCAATCACTTATGATGCTATTTCTTGAGGCATTCCAATCGATTTGGTCTATTGGTTTGATCGTTTTTGGCGGGCATTTGTTCATTGTGGGCTATGTGGCTTTAAAATCAAACCGTATTCCTAAAGTGATCAGCATTTTATTGCTGCTTGCTTCAATAGGCTATATCGTCGTTCACCTTAGCAAAACATTTCTTTCACATTACGATGGGGTAATTGATGCACTTAATGTCGTATTTATGGCGCCAATGATTGCAGGAGAGCTAGGCTTTGGAATTTGGCTGCTGCTCAGAGGAGGAAAACTTCCCAAAAGTGAAAGATAGCTTCCTTAACTATCACTATTGTTGACCCGTTTCTTGATTCTGCTTAATGACTCTGGCGTTATGCCAAGATAGCTTGCCAATTGATGTTGGGGTACACGATCGACGAGATGAGGCCTTTTTCGCAAAAGCGCTTTGTAGCGTTCTTCAGGTGCAGAAGCAATGAATGATGTCAACTCATCTTGCACCTCACCCAGATTTTCTTCTACCATTATGCGTACCATTGATTCGAGTTGTAAGTGTTTATTGAACATGCCTTTTTCATCATTGAGCTCCCCAACCACCAATATACAATCTTCAAGGCAAGTTAAGGTGTACGCGGACGGCTTATTTTGCTGATGACGATTAAAAATCGATACGGCTTGCTCTTCTGTGAAAAAATTCGATGTAACCTCTTTTCCCGCTTCATCTATTAAGTACTGTCTGACAATGCCCTTCAGCACGAAATAACACTTTGTGGGAACATCTCCTTGTCTAAGGAGTATCGTTCCCTTTTTATATTCCTCGATAAGGATGTCATCAACGATAGCCTGTTGTTCCTCATCGCTAAGAGACGTAAATTTAGTCATATACTTAAACAATATGCTTTTCATTTCGTTATCCTTTCATCAGTACCGCTTTACGGTTCAGCATATCATCTAGAAAGCCAATTTTAAAGCGCACCTGCCCTTAAAATAAGTCAAAGCGCCTCGCTTGCTGCAACCTTATTATTGGGGATTCGAAGCTTCCGTTTATGGGTCGTAAATAATATGAAATAACCTAGCGTTACAAGGATACAGATTAGGATGTCAACGGCAATCAGGTTCTGATAACTCCCAAAATAATCGAAAGATAAGCCTCCAATTAAAGCTCCCACTATACCGCCTCCCTGATGGAATAGAAGAAGGACTCCCGTATGTTTTCCTTTTCCTTTTGCAAATTCATTAATGACAAGGATTCCTCCCGGTACTGCGGTTAAGTAAGTAATTCCGAACGCGATTGCAAATACAATGGGTGAGCTTCCCAAGTGCATAAAGAGGAAAACAAAACCCAAAATACGTATGCCATACAATATGGTCATCATCATTAATTTATTGTATCGATCTAGAAAATAGCCGCAAATGAGAGCCCCCGTAATTTCCATAATGCCAAGTATACTCATGGATAAGGCGATCATGCTTGGTGACACATCTGCCAACTGATGTATAGCTACCAAGTTCATTTCGACGGAACCCATATTAATACCGCAGGTGAACAGTGCAATAACGACAACGACAAAGATAGGAAGATAGACAAATTTCTTGGGTGATGTTGTTACTTTAAGCGGCATATCATGCTCCTCGATCACTACTGGACGATCCTTTTGAGCTTTATTTATATTTTGCTGTTGAGAGCTCTTAATTCCAAGCCAAATAACAGGTAATGTCACAACAATTCCTAGAGCAAAAGAAGCCATAAAAGCATCCTTCCAAGTCAGCCATCCCGCGGATACGAAAATTGGTGTAATAATCGCTAATCCTACAGAGGAAGCACTCCCCAGCAGTGCCATTGCTTTAGCACGATGATGCTTAAACCATTCAAACATCAATATATAACTTGTCGTCAGCCCAATACCAGCTAAACCAGAGATAACACCATATCCAATGAAAAACAAGATAGGCTGGTTCCCTAACACGACAACGCCAGTACCCAAGGTACTCAAGACTGCACTTATAAACAATATCCTTTTTGCACCGTAACGATCTACAAGCCAGCCACCCAAAGGAGCGCATATCGCTGTAATTAATAAATTAGTCGACCATGCCATCGAAATAAATCCCCTGCTAATCTGTAAATCCATTGCTATTTGCACCTGAAAAAAAGACATGCTGAACCTGGTCAATGCACCAATAAATCCAATAATCCAAAGAGACCCTAATCCAATCCATGCATAGCTGGATTCCTTAAACCATGTTGTGCCCATTATCGTTTCACCCCTGCCGCTCATAAAAGATACCGTTCGGTATCTTTTATGATAACATAGATGTTATGTTTTGCAAGAGTGCAAATTCGTTTGATATACTACGTGTACAAATACAGTTACGTACGGGGGGGGGGATGACGATGGAGAAAGGTGAAAAGACACGCCATTACATCATAACGAAAGCCGCTGAACTTTTTAACCAAAAGGGATATTCGGGCTCATCCTTATCTGATATAACAGAGTTGACAGGCATTAAGAAAGGCGGCATTTATCGTCATTTTTCCAGTAAAGATGAGATTGCATATGAAGCCTTTAGTTATGCCGGGCGTATTGTTGGGGCTCAGCTTGCTCATGCAATCAGTCAGCAGGAAACAGCCTCTGGCAAGCTGCTGGCATATTTACATGTATACGAGAAAGTCGTTGACGCGCCTCCCTTCATCGGGGGCTGCCCGCTCCTAAACACCGCTATTGAAAGCGACGACAGTCATCCAGGCCTACGCGAGAAAGCCCAGCAAGCAATGCAAGGTACGTTGGAAGCCAAGAAAAAAATCATTTTCGATGGTGTGCAAAGCGGTGAATTTAAAGCAGACCTTGATATAGAGGCGCTGGCTACCTTCTCCCTTTCCATCATGCAGGGTGGTATTATGATGAGCAAGCTTGAAGGCAATAATCGGCATATCCGGATGAATATTAAGAGCTTTGCTGCTTATTTAAAAACAGCGTGCTTACGCGAACCCAGTTAGATGAGCTCAAGCTAAAAAAAGAGCCTCGTGAGTAGTCACGAGGCTCTTTTTAATAATTCATAATGAGTAAACATTTAGGAAAATTGACTGCCGTCATTCCTATTTCATACTTTTTTTCTCTTCCTACGCCTCAACAGCTGTTTTTCGGTTCAGAGCTATTTTAGTTTCTTCTACTTCCTCGGCTTGCCCCACACGTTTAATGAAGAAGGAAAGCACCAGACCTACTACTCCGATTCCAATGATGACAAGATATGCATCATTAATACCTTGAATAGAAGCCTCCATCATAATATGCTCCTTCGAAAAATTAGCCGCGTCGCCTGCTGCAGACATATCTAGAAGATGCGCCTTTGTCCGGCTAGCCATAACCGTAACAAGCAGAGAAGTACCTATTGCGCCAGCTACCTGCTTGATGGTGTTGGATATTGCAGTACCGTGCGCATTTAGTCTTGCTGGCAGTTGGTTGAGACCCGCCGTAGTGATTGGCATCAGGAACATTGCCATACCGAAGCGTCGTCCTGTGGACATCAGCACTAAATACGTATAGCTAGTCGAATCGGTTAGATTAACGAAGCCGATGGTTGTGATGATCGTAATAGCCATACCGATGATGGACAGCCATTTTGCTCCAAACCGGTCGAATAGCTTTCCTGTTATCGGCATCATTAGTCCCATTAGAAGCGCGCCAGGGAGCATAAGCAAGCCTGACTCCAAAGCGGTGTATCCACGTGCGCTTTGCAAATAGAGTGGGAGCAGCATCATATCTGCATACATGACCATGGTTACAGCAATATTAATAATGGTGGTAAGAGAAAACATGCTGTATTTAAACGCTCTTAGATCCAGAAGCGGATCCTTCGAAATCAGCTGTCTCCATGTAAACAAAATCAAGGAAACCACACCAATAACAATCGATGCAATCACTTCCGCGCTTGACCAGCCTTTGCTTCCAGCACTGCTGAAGCCATAAAGAACGGTACCAAATCCGACTGTTGACAGAATGACACTCAAAAAATCAATTTTAGGATAGGTTCGTTCAGCTACATTTTTCAGGAAAATATAAGCAACTACAATAATGAGGACGACAATTGGAAGCATGCCATAAAACATCGTACGCCATGAATAATGCTCCATGACATAACCAGCCACTGCAGGTCCAATTGCAGGAGCAAAAATAATAGACAATCCAACCATACCCATGGCAGCTCCGCGCTTATCAGGAGGAAATACGGTCAGAATAACATTCATTAACAGAGGCATAATAATCCCCGCTCCAGCTGCTTGAATAAGGCGGCCAGTTAGCAAAATGTCGAAGTTAGGCGCAACTGCCGAAACAATCGTACCGACGAGAAAAATGATCATGGAAGACTGAAACAGCTCACGGGTCGTAAAACGCTGCATGAGGAATGCAGTGATTGGAATAAGTACCCCGTTAACCAGCATGTATCCGGTTGTCAGCCACTGTGCTGTAGACGCCTCAATGCTAAAGTCAATCATCAACTCCGGCAGCGCAACGCTCATTATCGTCTGATTCAGAACTGCGATGAACGCACCCAGTATCATGACAAACAATAAGGGACCTTTCTTAATTGAATTACTGTCAAAAGCTAAACTTGTACTCATGATGTTCAATCCCTTCAAATTGTTCGTGAATTTAATAAACACTTTGTAGTATAATAAACTCAATGTAAAAGATTATAATTACATCGCGCCTAATTTACAAACTACAGATTTTTTGAAAATGTTTATTAGTTTACAGATCATCAGATTCTGTAGTCTATACCGAGAATAAACTACATAAATATCTGTTCTTGTCGTTTAAATAATTTGTAGGGAAAGGAAATGAGTACCTATGTCAACTACATCACCGCGAATGGATCCACGTGTACTTCGCACGCGTCAATTGATTCGAGATGCCTTTGTAGATTTGCTGCAGGAGACGGATCTAGAAAAAATAACGGTGAATCGTATTGCGGAACGCGCGACCATCAATCGTGTTACTTTCTATCTTCATTACCGAGATATTCCGGAAATGCTTGAGAGATTATCAGACGATATGATTAATGAAATACATACTATTCTTCATGACATTCGAAATCAGCCTCGTTCTACTGATTTGGATTGGTCCATTCTGCTTAAAGTGCTCGAGCATATTGCTGAGAACTCTAAGTTTTATAAGGTTCTGCTCGCTTCGCAGCGCATACCGATCTTCACGGATAAGCTTTCGAATTTAATTGTTGATCTTATCACTAGCAGAAGAGAGTACCAAAACAACTCCTCATCTAAACCGGCCGTAATCGTATCAAAAGATATTGCAATCTGGTACGGCTCCTCCGCCTTTATTGGTACAATTGTCTGCTGGCTTCGCAATGATATGCCTTATACGCCGCTTTTTCTCGCCAAGCAGCTCTCTCAGCTGTTCCGTTTGCATCAAAATACGGACCAGCTCGTAGATCTGGAATAACTTCTCCGAAAACATAAATAAGCTCTCAGTAGAACTGATTCGTTCGACTGAGAGCTTATTTATGTTTTCAGTATTGTTGCTTTAAATGCTATATGGTTGCGATGACATCAACACTCCATCATTTTTTTATCTTGGACAGCATGTAGCTTTACCATCGCTAATCGCGCAATGGGTTGAATGACTAAGCTCTCTGCAATTAGTACAATTAAGAAGTTTCTTGGCCAGTTGGTTAAGAAGTTGCTAAAAATTTCTGAACTAAAACCGTTTCCTACAATATGACCAATAAGCGTCATACAAGCCGACATTCCTAGTACAGTAAATAAGATACGGAACATAATTTTGGAATTAAAGCTGTCCGTTGGTTCAGTAAATTTATCAACCAATTTTTCGGCGATACGGCCAATAAACACAGGCTCCAAAATCATGACAATAATCCACATGATCGGTAACGTTTTAAGAATCATGAAGGCAACTTCTCCATTAAATTCTCGGGAAGCTAAAATTATATTTAATGACGTCATAAACAGAACGGTCAATGTACAAATAATTGCACCATATAATGCTCCCTCTTTTCCGTTTCTCGGCAATCTTGTTTCTAAGTTCATCCTATTTTCTTCCTTTCAAAAAAATCATTTCATTATTAGTCATTCACTAAATAAAGATCAGGTACAGTCAACATAACTAATTTTCTGTATTAAAGGTCTTCAATACATTTGGCAACATTTTAGCGATCGTTTTTAAGGGAGCTGATGATTTTTGCGTTAAACAAAGCAGCATAGCACCTTCGATTGTAGCAGTCATCATCAAGGCAATAGCAGCAGCTGACTCATCAGAATAACCTTCAGCTATAAGTTTCACACAATAAATATGTTGAATATTTTCATACAGCACACTGCATGCTTTGCGAACAGGCTCACTCACTGTGGCCATTTCACTGACAATACTGCTAAATGTATAACCGGTAATCGTACCTTCTGTTTCTAAGTTGTGAATTAGTTTTTCGATCATGCCTTGCGTCGCTTCTATAGTTAATGGATACCTTCTAAAAATATTTTCGATATCTGTCGTAATGGCTTCGTTTAAAGCTTGCAAACAAGCAATTAACAGTTCTTCTTTACCATTTGGAAAATGATGATACAGCGCTCCTTTTGTAACGTTGCAGACTTTTAAAAGTTCATTCAGACCTACACTTTTGTATCCCTTTTGCTGAAATAGGACGGTAGCCTTCTCAATGATTAGCGATTTTGTATTCAATTTAAAACACCTCCCCCAAAACCATACCGACTGGTCTGTTTGGTATTATAACAAAATATTTATCCCCGATGTAAGTGTTTTTTTACACTTCATTCCGAGTATTTTTGCGCCGGACGCCGTTCACTCTTCCGATATGCCTTCGGAGACACTCCATTCCATTTTTTAAATACCTTGTTGAAATAGCTTTGATCGTTGAAGTTCAGCCATGCTGCGATATCAGCAATCGGATAGTCGGTCAACGTGAGCAGCCTCTTCGCTTCCTCAATCCGTTCACGCTGGACATATTCGGAAATGGTAAGTCCAACCTCCTTCTTGAACAAGCTCGACAAGTAGTTGGGGCTAAGATTCGCACTCTCGGCTAGCCGTTCAAGAGTAATGTCACCGTATAAATGGTTAGCAATTTCGTGAAGGCTATCCTGTATTGCGGGTGAGTAGTGACCCCGGCGAACCTCTGATACCCGATCGACGAAGTCGAACAGCACCTCGGTCATGATGGCGCTTATCGCTTGAAGCGTATCCTTCTCCTCCAGCTGCTGAATATAGAAATCACTCAGCGTAAACGCATCCTCCTCGTGCATTCCTCCTTCAATTGCAGCTCGGCAAATTAGGGCGATTCCCGTAATCATCAAGTTCTTCTCACTTCGAATCCTGCTCCGCTTGGCCAGCACGCCAAACTCGTCCTCGGCAATGATGGATTCCATGACGAATGTTCTTATTCTCTCCCGCTCTCCGCTACGCACATAATGCAGCATGACACGCTCATGCGACAGGTTGGCGTGCAGCATACCGTTTCGACGTCTTCGCGACAGCTCAGCTTCCGGCTCTCTCTTCTCCACAACCGGTTCCTGCATCGACATTGCATCCGCTAGAAGACTGATCGACGAATCAACGAGCTGCCTGCGAAGCACATAATAAATCATTCGGCTAAATACGGCTATGCGCTCCGTGGAGAGCAGCGCAATCTCCTCATACAACTCCAATAAATGCCTCCGGTTACCAATGGGGAGGGAGCTTATTGTCTCGTTCCATTCACCCTCTTGCGGCTTCTCATTCATGTACGGACCGACGACAAGCGTGCCAGTAAGCTGGTTCTCATCCATCGCATTCACAAAAAAATATTGGAGCCGTGATCGGGTAAAATGAACCGGCTGCTCTGCAGCATAAAGTGCATAAGCGTAGCCCGCCACCTGTTCACGAATGGACGTAAAGTAAGGATTAGACTGAAGCGAACGGTCTACAAACTCCGCTTCAATTGTCCGACCCGGATGAATGATAAATATAGGGATTCCAATCACATCAGAGAGAAGCTGGCCAAAAACAACCAGCTCAGAGAGCTTATTCATACGAACCTCCATAGGGTACGATTAAGGTTAAAAAGAAGATGATAAGAAAGTACTACAAATCATTGATAAATACAATTTTCAAAAATGAAAGCGCATTACAATGAAGAAAGCAAAGATCCTTTGCTATTACACTCGAAAGGGATGAACTCATATGTTGGAAAATAAAATAGCTATCGTTACTGGAGCAGGGAGCGGCATCGGCCGTGCAAGCAGCTTGAAAATGGCCAGCAACGGCGCAACGATTGTCGCTGTTGATTTTAATCAGGAATCCGGTCAAGAGACGGTTCGAATGATTCATGAACAGGGCGGCGAAGCCATCTTCGTACCGGCCGACGTGTCAAAAAGCGAGGATGTTCAGCGTTATGTAAAAGCAGCCGTCGATACTTACGGACGTATCGATATTTTCTTCAACAATGCCGGCGTTGTACAGAAGTTCTCGAAACTCGCGGATATTGATGAGAACGAGTTCGACCGAATTATGAACGTTAATGTCCGGGGCGTCTTCCTCGGCATGAAATATGTAATAAAGGTAATGGAGGAGCAAGAAAGCGGAACGATTATTAATACCGCTTCGACAGCTGGGGTCAAAAGTGAGCACAGCGCATCCGCTTATTCCGCCAGCAAACATGCGGTTGTCGGCCTGACGAAAGGTGCGGCAATCGAGTATGTGAAAAAAGGCATCCGTATCAACGGCATTTGTCCGGGTGGTGTGGAAACGGCTCTGACGAAGAGCGTCGAACAGGCTTTCATGTCCGGAGGATACGTGCCTGAGGAAGTCGGCAATATGCGTATGGGCCGCTATGCTAAGCCGGACGAGCTGGCGGAGGTCGTCACATTCCTTGCTTCCGATCGCTCCAGCTACATGACGGGCTCCATCGTACTGGTCGATGGTGGGCTGACACTTTAAACGAATGAAAATGCTTCTTTACTGAATTCAAACCGTTCTAAGTATACGCGAGTAAAGTTCCCCCCATCCAGACTATAGCGAAAATAGGGCATCCCCAATACGGGTATGCCCTATTACGCTTGGCTTTATCGTTGTAACTCCGTCTATTCTTCTTCCCCACAAACGACCCCAAGCAGCTATTTTTTCAACTTTGATACAGCCATATGTTTGAAACTGTCATGACCGCTGGCAGCGCTGTTTCATCCACCGCCACATGGTCATACCAGCCCCCAACAGCAAGGTTAAGCACCAAATAAAAAGGCTCGTCAAAGGGCATAATGCCCGGCTCCATAGGGCGCTCGGCGAAGCAATGCCCATCTACCAGCCACCTTATGGAGCCAGCATCCCATTCCAATGAATAATCACGGAATTCGTTAATGGTTCCCTGTTCAAGCTGGTAGGAGAACTCATCGGTAACCTTATGGTCCCAATCCTTCCCATAGTGCAGCGTTCCGGATACTTGCCTCGGCAAGCGGCCTTTAGCTTCCATAATGTCAATCTCGCCAGAGGCAGGCCAAGGACCGTAGGCCTGATGCTGCGGGAGCAGCCATATGGCAGGCCATAACCCCTGTCCCACTGGCAGCTTTGCGCGAACGATAAGCTTTCCATAGCAAAAGGAGAGATAGTCTTTTGTATCTATACGGGCCGAGGTGTACGCAAATTGCCGACCGTCTTTTTCAATGGCTTCACGTCGCGCGCATAGGTTTAACCCCAATTCATCGATATATAGATTGTTAGCATGTCCGGTATAAAACTGCTGTTCCCCGTTGCCCCAGCCCGGGTCTATTGGTTTGCCATCATTATCAAGCAAATCGTTGCCAAGGCGAATGTTCCATGCGCTCAAATCGGTGTTTCTATTTAAAAAATCCTGCTCCCATAAAAGCTTGCTCATCCCATGCACACTCCCTTCATTTATTCACAGCATACTTAATTTTGACGCCCAGTCAAACAAATCCAAAAAAATGGGATAGGGTCAAAAATCATGGCCTTTTTTTCCTAGGTCTATTTTCATACGATGAAAAGGAAGGGGGCGCAGAACATGTTTCAATACAGGACGGGACAAATAAAAACTTTTTTTAGGCAGTGGCAATTGCAAAGCATGGTAATCCCAGGCATTATATGGATGTTCATCTTTTGTTATATTCCAATGTTTTGGTTGATTATTGCATTTATGGACTTCAGTATCGCCAAGCCCATGCTGCAATCACCCTTTGTAGGGCTAAAACACTTTCAAGATTTTATTACGGATGACCGTTTTTGGCGCTCGATCCGCAATACTCTAGGGATGAGCAGCATCAAGCTGCTGCTAGGTTTTCCCATTCCCATCTTTTTCGCCCTGATGCTTAATGAAATACGGACGATTCGATTTAAGCGCACAGTACAAACCATTTCATACCTACCGCACTTTATTGCCTGGACTATTTTTGGCGGCATTATGCTCAATTGGCTGGGCGAGGGCGGTGTCATCAACCAACTGATGATGGCGCTCGGACTGCAGGATCGCGAAATTCTGTTTAATAGTGACGCTAAATATTTTTGGTGGATTACCTATTTCTCCGATACGCTGAAGGAAACGGGCTGGAGTGCCATCATTTATATCGCTGCAATCGCTGGCATTGATCCAGGGCTATACGAGGCAGCGGAGCTCGATGGCGCCAACCGTTGGCAGCGGATGTGGCATATTACCATTCAGAGCATACGTCCTACCATCGCGATTTTGTTCATCCTCGCTGTCAGCGGGATACTCGGCAGCAACTTTGAACAAATCTTTATGCTGAAGAACAACATGAACATGAAGATGGCCGAAAGCCTGGATTTGTACATCTATAACATGGGCTTGGTATCTGGGCGCCATTCCTTCTCAACAGCCGTCTTGTTTGTCCGCTCCATTGTGGCGTTAGGGCTATTATTTTTGGCCAATTACACATCCAAGAAATTAACTGGCGACAGCATTTTTTAAGAAAGAGAGGGCAGATACATGGAAAGACGCAGAAGATTGCGGCGAATTGGAGTATTTGAGGTGTGCAATGCGCTGCTGATGCTGGCAGTTTGCTTCATAACGCTGTACCCGATGTGGTTTGTATTTATAAATTCGCTTAATGCACCGGAGCAAGCCATGCTGGGCACCGTAAACTGGTTTCCAAAGGAATTTTCACTAGCCAGCTACAGTGTTGTATTCAATGATAAAAGTCTAATGCACGGCTTCTACATTACTACGCTGCGCACGGTGATAGGAACAGCGGTGCATGTGTTATTTACCGCCATTGTAGCTTATGGGATGAGCAAATCCAACTTAATCGGCCGCAAAATCTATCTCAAAATCGCCTTGATTACGATGTTGTTTTCAGGCGGCTTAATCCCTTCCTTTATTCTGATGACCAAGCTGGGCTTTTACGATAGCTTTTGGGTATTCATCATCCCGGCTATGTACACTTTTTTCAATATGGTTATATTCATGAGCTTCTTCCGCACCATCCCCGACAGCCTAGAGGAATCCGCAAAGGTAGACGGTGCTTCGGATTATGGCGTTCTGTTTCGAATCGTATTGCCTAACAGCATGGCCGTACTGGCTACCATATCGCTTTTCTCAGCCGTCTATCACTGGAATGATTATTACCAGGGCGTAATCTACATTCGCTCGCAGGATCAGCTGCCTATGCAAACCATACTGTACAAAATCATTGCGGAGAACTCCATGTCCTTCATGCAGCAGCAAGCCATGGCTCAATTCGGCGCAAGACTGCCTGGCAACTCCATCAAATTTGCATCGATGATGGTGGCAACGCTGCCAATTCTCGTGTTCTATCCCTTTATTCAGCGCTATCTGGTCAAAGGCGTAATGATTGGTGCGATTAAAGGGTAAGTGCTGTACGTTTCTCTAAGCGATCGTTAGCGAGACGTGTGGGGCCTATAAAAAAACAGTAAAGAAAGGGTGTTCATTTCATGAAACACAACCTCATCAAGCTAAGCATGGTAATCGTTTTAGCCGTAGTACTTACATTAGGCTTGGCCGCATGTACCAAATCGGAGAATAACGAAAACAAGCCGGCCTCAACGCCTGCGGAAAGTACCGAGCAGCCACAAGGCGAATCAACGCCGAGCCCCGAACAGCCTGCTTGGCAGCTGGATACCAGTCCAGTCGAGCTCTCATGGTTCGTAGGCGCATCCTGGTATGCCCACAGCTGGGGAGAGAGCTTGACTTCCAAGTACGTGACCGAAAAAACAGGCGTCAATATTAAGCTCGAAGTTCCTTCAGGAGAAGCAAACGAGCATATTACCTTGATGATGACCTCTGGCAAGCTGCCAGACTTAATTTCTATGGGCTCTTGGGAAAACGCTGTCAAGAAACTATGGGAAGGCGATCATGTATATGCTTTAAATGAATTGGCAGAGCAGTATGATCCCTACTTCTTTAAGGTTGCGGGTGACGGCACACTGAAGTGGTATCGTCAAGAAAATGGCAATACGTATGGCATTCCGAATGACTCATATAGCCCTAATCTCATGCATGAAAC from Paenibacillus sp. FSL K6-3182 carries:
- a CDS encoding carbohydrate ABC transporter permease — encoded protein: MERRRRLRRIGVFEVCNALLMLAVCFITLYPMWFVFINSLNAPEQAMLGTVNWFPKEFSLASYSVVFNDKSLMHGFYITTLRTVIGTAVHVLFTAIVAYGMSKSNLIGRKIYLKIALITMLFSGGLIPSFILMTKLGFYDSFWVFIIPAMYTFFNMVIFMSFFRTIPDSLEESAKVDGASDYGVLFRIVLPNSMAVLATISLFSAVYHWNDYYQGVIYIRSQDQLPMQTILYKIIAENSMSFMQQQAMAQFGARLPGNSIKFASMMVATLPILVFYPFIQRYLVKGVMIGAIKG